The genomic DNA ccagtcaggtttttgggatatccaccatgaatatgcatgaaataaatttgcatataatggaggcagtgtatgcaaatcaactttatgcatattcatgatggatatcctgaaaacctgactggcaaggtggtactccaggaccgagttgaggaGCACTGGGATATGCATAACATTTCTGGAATCTGGTCTAGTTATGGTCATTGCAAAAGATATACACCACCATCCACCAGAGAAAGCAAATTACAAGGCTTACATTATCACTTCTCTTGTGCTCAGAGATACGCTGGATCATGAGACGTTAACCCcagggccagattttcctataggctaactaggcttcagcctagggcctcaagatcaagaggggcctacattcaaattgttaggaaaattaaaattacactattctaaaaacagtgaacactaaaacactgaaccgaaaataaggagaaattctatgcttcgggatcggaaccggctccagccgcaacggggcgctgactcggcttctccctttctttttctcgccctgggaggaggatcggggagggaaagacatcaggccagaaacagctgggcaaagcccagccccacggggagagaggcaaaatgtggatccgtcaggacagggcggcccagactggcatcgggggtggggtggggggtttcagtggaagggggatgggaggcaggcaggctggcatcggaggggtggtggggggatttaatggaaggcaggcaggcaggatggcatgggggaggtgttcaatggaagggggatgggaggcaggcgggcatcggaggggcggtgaggtgaggaaggacgcactgggggcactatggacataggaaggggcaatgttgtgtgttatgtttgattagttattgttacaagtactatatatggtgctgagaataaatgtccaaataagtgttctcacattttttataaaggttagtaccaataacaacatgtttcatttaacatattgatatatatcacagtaatgatgtattttattatctctcatgtaatttacaaacttaaaagtgggaggtgaaagggcctcataagtggaatagcctagggcctcttttcatctaaatctggccctggttaaccccctcttttacaaaggcacgctatgatttttagtgcgcgcttaatATAGTGCACTAAATCtacgctaaaacgcttaacgcacctttgtaaaagaggccccaaGTGAGCAAACAACCCACTGTAGTAACTGCTCTTCTTCTCAATCACTGCACAGCTTATTGTATATCTTTTTTTGCTTAGTGAGAAAGCTCAAATAAATATGAAATTAAATGTGTTCAGTCAATAAATACATAGCTTAAAGGTTCACAGgtcctgatgcattttgccagTTGGCTGCTTCAGAGTGACCCGGTGAATACCGTGAATCATTTAGCTCGCAGAGTCTACAAAGGTATGTGAGGTATTCACCGGGTCACTCTGAAGCAGCCAACTGGCGAAACGCAGTGATTGAGAATATGAGTGGATTGTTTGCTTACTTAACATCTCATAATCCAGCATATCTCTGAGCACAAGAGAAGTGATAATATAAGCCTTGTAATTTGATTTCTCTGGCTTGCcgatttagtaaaagaggggggtatgttATTGGATTAAACAAGGCAATAAAATGTGATTAGCTAACAATTGCAAAGAAACAGCCTGAAATCCAgaaataatatttattcaatgAACAATAAAAGCACACAGTAGAAAAAAGTAGTATAAATAAAACTATATATATTAATATaatgctttattttatttcttcagtaCTCCACAAAACACTATACAGACAGTAAcaaaataatttgattaatttaaAAGACCCTCTGAGCAAAAGTTTAAGGatgaaattcatctgccattgtCCACTCATGTACTTTTGTGAACAATGTGATGGAAATGTATTTTTCTGTAATTCAATAATGTTTTGATAAATTAGTTTCTTAAAACAATTGAAATAGTTTGTTAAATTACTTCAGATTGATAACAAATACACGTCTATAAACAACATAAATAgttgaaaaataataaattgaGCAGACAATTCAATGCAAGGaccaatttacatttttttgttgAAATCATACTTAAGGTATGGTAAGTAAGGGTCAATACACTAAACAAAAACACTACATAGAAAGGATCAGTAGCAGCCATTTACATACTTCCCATTGCTCGATTTACATTGTGATCTTTCCCCTTGCCTACTTTTTCTTGGTTAAGGTACTCCAGGACTTTCATTAACATGTCTTCATCCAGATACTCCTTATTTTGCGTGTCATCATTTTCCCTTGTTTTAGAAAACCTTTTGATGACTGGGGCCAGTCTATCAACCTCGTGTGACCCCTCATGAGTTAAATACTCTTTAATACCCTTATCATATTGTTCATCCTCTTGTAGTTCATCTTCAGTAGGAACAAACATTGGAATACGTTTTATTTGGTTTGGAGCCATTACTTCTGGATATTTAGACAACATCTTTGCTAAGTAATCTGCTAGTTCTTCATCTTTGTCATTAATTGCTTCATGTTCTACTTGTCTTCTGTCTAAATCATTGATCCAAGGAGCTTTGGCATATTTATATCCTTTAGGTCTTCCATGTGTAAAGGATGATCTTGGCAAACTATTTTCTAGATTAAGTTGACTTAAACTGTAATCTGGTTTCCTGTTTTGTAAATTCTCAGTTCCCAAAATATTTACAACATCTTCAATCGTGAGGTCTTCAGGTAGATTTTCCAAGATGGGATATGATGATTCCTTTAAATAACCATTTTTTgaatttgctttatttttcagcAAATTAATTTGATCCAGAGCAGGATTTGAAATTTCATCCAGATCTTCTGGGAGTTCAGGCTCCTGATCAGTCTCTAACTTTTCTACTGGTTTCTTGTTATCTCCAGCCCTAAGCATATCAATCAAGTCCTCAGGTGGAATTTGTAATTTTCTTGAGATGTCTATCAGTTGGTATACTACCCGAGGATCAATTTCTCTTTCTAAAACTCTTGCTGCTCTTTTCTCTTCAGTTTGTCCACTCTGTGGTCTACTATTTTCAAACTTATTCACCAGCCTCAACATTTTCAAGTAATAATTCATTAATCTGGAAAGGTTCTCTGATTGTTGTTCTTTATGTTCTTTTCTTACATCATCTTGAGATTCAAGCCCTTCTGATCGCTTCATATCATCATCAATCTCTTCttcatttttttcaatttctTCCTTGCTGTCTTTAATCTCTTCTTGGGTTTCGGTTTCTAGTTTTTCTTCTATAGGATTCCAGTCCTCTCCTCCAGCAACATCTTCATATGCAATGTTATTAGCCTTATATGTGCCATCTTCATCATCCTTATAAAACTTCTGGTCTTCCTCATGCTCTTCCCTTTTATGGTTAGTTGGTCCAGTCAGTTTTCCTAGTTCCTGGAACACTGATTCTAAAGTAGCAAGACTTTGGGGAGTATATTGTTCTTCTACTATTTCATTAGTACGCTTGAAAGGACTGTCTCTAGAACTCTCTTCATAGTATCCACGGGGCATCTTCAGATTCTTGTGTTTTCTCTCAGGCAATTTATTTGTTTCATAATCATCGCTCAGTTCAGCTGGCAGGCTTTTTCCTGAAGTCAGAGAATATAGTTTATTATTTGCTTTGGAGGGTGTCTTTGCCTCTTTGTCTGCTTGCATCAAAGCTTCTAGCATTATCCTTAGCCATTGTGATTCATCTTCATTCAAAGGATCTTTTAGATTATCCGAAAAACGGTTCCAATCACTGTTTCCTTTCTGCAGAAGAAATGGGGCACCTTGGAACGAGTTATAGTCTGGGATACTTACTCCTTTGTTAGACTGCTGTCTAAGATTCTCTATATATTCCAGTGCTTTGACCATCTCTGGACTTGGAAACCTCTGCATGTTTTTTAGCCTATAGTCTGAGTCTTTCTGTGGTAGCTGGTAGTACTGAAATGATGCCGCATCAACGCAGCAGATAAAGAGAAACACAGGTGTGAAAGATAAAGCTGTTCCAAACCACTGAGCAGTAGCGCACGCCATGGTTGCAAGTTCTCCTTTAACAAacgaaaagaaaaggaaagaaattaaCACATTCAGACATATAGTAATAAAGTATGAAAAATTGACACAATGAACAAATTGTTGTAGtcaacagaaaaataaatggtTCATGCTCTAACTATTGTGatacactgaggccctgattctataaaaggtgcgtACCGGTAGGTGCCTAGATCGAATGCCTGCTGAACTAAGTGCCTaacttaaatttttaaaattggcttaattggtgctgataattgaaagatcattaaaaaaaacaattatctggtaggcgcctaactcagtaggcacttATCGCCTCACAGTAAGCATCTATACCAAGGTGCCTACATGGAAAGTAGGCATTGTTATGGGCAGAGTTTGAGTATGGATTGAATTAGGCGCCAGGAGGCATCTACTTTAGGTGCTGGtttattaggccaagaaaactctggcttaatataccagtgcctaacaatttaggcaccactaggaaCAATTCCACAAACAGCGcttaactttgattgacatgcggtAGGTG from Geotrypetes seraphini chromosome 9, aGeoSer1.1, whole genome shotgun sequence includes the following:
- the SCG2 gene encoding secretogranin-2 isoform X2; translated protein: MACATAQWFGTALSFTPVFLFICCVDAASFQYYQLPQKDSDYRLKNMQRFPSPEMVKALEYIENLRQQSNKGVSIPDYNSFQGAPFLLQKGNSDWNRFSDNLKDPLNEDESQWLRIMLEALMQADKEAKTPSKANNKLYSLTSGKSLPAELSDDYETNKLPERKHKNLKMPRGYYEESSRDSPFKRTNEIVEEQYTPQSLATLESVFQELGKLTGPTNHKREEHEEDQKFYKDDEDGTYKANNIAYEDVAGGEDWNPIEEKLETETQEEIKDSKEEIEKNEEEIDDDMKRSEGLESQDDVRKEHKEQQSENLSRLMNYYLKMLRLVNKFENSRPQSGQTEEKRAARVLEREIDPRVVYQLIDISRKLQIPPEDLIDMLRAGDNKKPVEKLETDQEPELPEDLDEISNPALDQINLLKNKANSKNGYLKESSYPILENLPEDLTIEDVVNILGTENLQNRKPDYSLSQLNLENSLPRSSFTHGRPKGYKYAKAPWINDLDRRQVEHEAINDKDEELADYLAKMLSKYPEVMAPNQIKRIPMFVPTEDELQEDEQYDKGIKEYLTHEGSHEVDRLAPVIKRFSKTRENDDTQNKEYLDEDMLMKVLEYLNQEKVGKGKDHNVNRAMGSM
- the SCG2 gene encoding secretogranin-2 isoform X1; protein product: MKYYTARTASTGELATMACATAQWFGTALSFTPVFLFICCVDAASFQYYQLPQKDSDYRLKNMQRFPSPEMVKALEYIENLRQQSNKGVSIPDYNSFQGAPFLLQKGNSDWNRFSDNLKDPLNEDESQWLRIMLEALMQADKEAKTPSKANNKLYSLTSGKSLPAELSDDYETNKLPERKHKNLKMPRGYYEESSRDSPFKRTNEIVEEQYTPQSLATLESVFQELGKLTGPTNHKREEHEEDQKFYKDDEDGTYKANNIAYEDVAGGEDWNPIEEKLETETQEEIKDSKEEIEKNEEEIDDDMKRSEGLESQDDVRKEHKEQQSENLSRLMNYYLKMLRLVNKFENSRPQSGQTEEKRAARVLEREIDPRVVYQLIDISRKLQIPPEDLIDMLRAGDNKKPVEKLETDQEPELPEDLDEISNPALDQINLLKNKANSKNGYLKESSYPILENLPEDLTIEDVVNILGTENLQNRKPDYSLSQLNLENSLPRSSFTHGRPKGYKYAKAPWINDLDRRQVEHEAINDKDEELADYLAKMLSKYPEVMAPNQIKRIPMFVPTEDELQEDEQYDKGIKEYLTHEGSHEVDRLAPVIKRFSKTRENDDTQNKEYLDEDMLMKVLEYLNQEKVGKGKDHNVNRAMGSM